GTCATCAATCCTCTTCGTGAGATAGACGCGCACTGACCATCTGCTTGCTGAGCTCGGCGCACCCGAAGAGCGCCACCGCGTTGGCGCAGGTCCAGAGCTGGAGCGCCAAGAGCGTTCCGATGGCGCCGTACAGGTTGCGCGCGCTGAAGAAGCGGATGTAGAGGCCGAGGCCGTAGGTCGTGAGCAGCACGGCCACGGCGCAGACCAGGCCGGGGAACCAGATCGCGCTCCAGCTCAGGCGCACCGGCGGCAGCGCCCAGAGCAGGAGAATGTAGATCCCCGCACGTACTGAGAAGCTATCCAGTCATCTACTCGCGCAGCGCCCCCCGGGCGCGCAGCACCACCCAGGCGCGGCGATCACGTTTGGGGACCCATAGCGGCGCGATCGGGCTGACCTGGCTTACCCAGATGAGCGTCGCGTAGCGGGCCGTGGCCCGCTGGCGCCAGAAGCGGGGATCGTCAACGCAGAGCTCGTTGGCGTACCGGGTCCGCAGGTCGTCCAGATCCTCCGGAGCAAGCGCCAAACAACGGACCCGGTCAACCCGTCCGATGCCAAGGATTGGTCCGCTGGAACGTTTCAGCAGGAGCACATCGTCGGGGTGCACCTGTTCAAACGGCGCGCGGCGGTGAACGGAGAAGCGCGCCTCGATGCGCTTCTGCCCGGCGAGGATCAATCCCATGTAGGGTTCGACGAGAATGGCGAGGTGCAGGGCGCGCGGCGCCGGATCGGCGGCCAGCACGGCGTCCAGGCTGGCGCTCCAGAAGGGATCGTCCGCGACCGCGGCGCGCAAGGTCTCTGGCTCAAGGTAAGGGAGAGGCATGCCGGGCGCCATCTTCATGCGAGAAGACCGAGGGCGCGGGCGCGGGCAACGGCGTGGGTCCGGTCGCGGGCGGCGAGTTTGCCGTACAGGTGGTGCAGGTGGGTCTTTACCGTGCCGACGCCGACGACCAGCAGGTCGGCGATCTCCTGGTTGGAGCGACCCTCGGCGATCAGATGCAGGATCTCCTGCTCGCGGGCGGTTAATGGCTCCTGCAGAGGTTCGAGTGGCGTGGTGTCGGGGGGCGGTACGGACGCGCCGTATGTCGCCGGGAGATCGACGGGGGCGTGCGGAGCCGGGCCGGGCCGCGCCTTTGAAAGCGCGGCCGCGGCGTCGAGGAAGATGCGCCGGGCGCACATAGGCGCCGCGATGCGGCGCGCTTCGTCGAGGGCGCCCGCCGCCGTGGGTCGCCCGAGGGTGTGCTCCGCCTGCGCCCGCAGGACGGACAGTTCAAGCATGAGCCGCGCGTCTCCGCTCGCCGCGGCCTGTGGCAGCCGCGCGATGATCCAACCCAGCGCCTCCTCGGCGCGCCCCGCGGCAATCCCCACCTGCAGCCAGGTGGCGAACACGAACGCTTCCGATAGAAACAGGGGGCCAGCCGGAGGCGTGTAGCGTCGCGCCCATTGCTCCGCCGCCGCCAGGTCGCCCTGGAGCAGGGCCAGCCGCGCGGCGACCGCCCGGGCGTAGGTTGCCACCAGGGGGAGCTTGAGGCTCTCGGCGGCGAAGCGCAGAAACCGATCGCTGACGGCCCGGGCCTCGGCGGGCCGGCCCTCGGCCTGGCGCAGCAATGCCAGCGCCGCGTAGCCGAACGGGAGGGCGTCGCGCACCTCGCCCTGCTCCGCCAGGGCGATCCCGGCCTCGAGGCGCCGGGTGGCCTCCGCCAGTTCATCGCGCTCGTATGCCAGCGTGCCCAGGCCGATCATCGCCCAGCCCGCGACGGGCAGGAGCGCGACGGAGGCGCCTGCGGCGGGCCGCGCGCGGGCCAGCGCCTCGTCGTAGGCCGCGCTCGCGTCCTCCCAGCGCCCGAGGCTCTGGTAGAGCAGCCCGGCCAGGCACCGCGTGGTGATCGCGGTGTGGCGGTCATCGGCGTCGAGCAGGTGCAGCGCCTCGCGGTAGGGTTCGACGGCCGCGGCAAGCTCACCGCCCATGTGCAGCGCGAGCGCCAGGCCCATCGTCGCGAAGCCGCGCAGGGTCGGTTCGCCGGCGCTGATGAGCGCGCGGGCCTCGCGCGCCCGCGCGATCGCCTCGGCGTACTGGCCGCGAACGCGAAGCATGTGGCTGTCAAGCGCAACGATCCAGGCCCGCAGCGCGCGGCGCTCGTCCTCCGCAAGGTCCGCCGCGGGGAGGGCCGCCGCCGCCGCGTCGAGAAGGGGCGGCACGGCGTCCGGCTCGGCGCGGCCGAAGCGCGCCCGGGCCAGCAGGATGGCGAGCGCCGGCGACGCCTCCACCCGCCCCGGCGGCAGGGCCTGGATCAGGGTGGCAAGCCGCGCGAAGGCGCCGTGGCGCAGCAGCGTCTCGCCCGAATCCTCGATGAGACCGGCGGCCCGCTCGTCGTCGCCGCCGGCGAGCGCGTGGCGCACCGCCGCATCGAGCCGCGCGGGGCCGTCCACCGCCACCGCGCGGGCGTACCAGGCTGCTGCGCGGCGGTGGAGCGTTGGGGCCGCCTCCGGCGCCAGTTCATACAGCCGCGCCCGCAGGACCTCGGCAAACAGATGGTGGTAGCGGTACCAGCGTCGCTGGTCGTCAAGCGGAACCAGGAAAAGGTTCTTGCGCTCTAACTCCCGAAGAAGGTGCTGGCTGAAGCTGGCGCCGGAATCGCCGGCGGAGGCGCCTGGCGCCCGGCTTTCCGCCGCGATACCGAGGACTGCGTCGCAGAGCGAGCCGCAGAGCTCATCGAGGATCGCGGTTCGGAGGAGAAACTCCCGGATGTGGAGCGGCTGCTGCGCGAGCACCTCGTCGGCCAGGTAGTCAATGATGTAGCGGTGACTCCCGGCAAACGCGGCGACAAATCTGTTTGGGTCGGGCTGATCGCTGAGGGCCAGGGCAGCCAGTTGCAGGCCGGCGGCCCAGCCCTCGGTGCGCGCCTCCAGCGCCTCGATGGCGGCCTCGTCCAGACGGAGACCGGTCGCGGCGGCAATGAGTTCGCGCGCCTCGGCAGTGGTAAAGCGCAGATCCGCGGCGCGCAGTTCCGTCAGCAGCCCGCGGGCGCGGAGCCGGGCCAGCGGCAGGGGCGGGTCGGCGCGAGCGGTGATCGCCAGATGGACCTGGGGCGGCAGCCGCTCGATCAGTTGGATGAGCGAGGCGTGAATATCCGGATTCTCGATGAGGTGATAGTCGTCGAGCACCAGCGCGTAGGGCCGCTCGGGACCGGTGACGGGGGGCAGGGCGGCCAGGCTGTTGATCAGCGTCGCCACGATGACCGGGAGCGGGGCGGGCTGGGGCGCCCGCGCGAGCGAGAGGGCCGCCGCGCCCGCCCCGGGCGCCAGCCGCTCGCAGGCGGCGCAGACATAGCTCCAGAACAGCGCCGGGTCGTTGTCTTCGGCGTCGAGGGAGAGCCAGGCGAAGCGTTCGAGCGATTGCGGGTCCGCCGGTCGCGCTTCCAGCAGCCACGTGCTCACGGCCGTCGTCTTGCCGGCGCCTGCGGGCGCGGAAATCAGGGTCAGCGGACCCTGCTGCCCCTGGCGCAGCTTCGCGACCAGCCGTTCACGGGTGATGATCTGTTGTCGCCGCGGCGGGCTGAGCAGCCTGGTCGCGAGGAGCGTATCGGGTGGCCGCCGCCCGGCCTCCGCCTGTTCTTCCGCCGCCATAAGGTTTCCGTCGTTCGCCTGCTACGAGCCTGTACGGATGGCCCCTTCGGGCGCGTCCGGGCGGGCTTTGCCCTACCAGGAAAACGCTTGCTCCGCTCGTTGGGAGGATGGGGAACCCGGGGGGACCCACCTCTCAGGTGTAGGGTTTTTGGGGCGAGCAGGGGTTTTCGGCATTCCAATGCGCTTACGGTCCTCACCCCCCTGCCCCCCTCTCCACCTACGGTGGAGAGGGGGGAGTTGGGCGTCCCAATGCCCCGGATGGCGAATGCGACGCGAGGATGTGTCGGAAAACCCTACACCTGAGAACGGCCCGAGGGGCGGGTCCGAGAGGGCGTAGCCCCCGGAACCCTATAGGACACCCGGGGTGTTCGGACGGGTTTGCCTCTCCCAACGGCAACGCCGGAATGCGCCATGCCTGCCATTCATACTCAAGGCAGGCATTATACGGCGCGCGGAGAGGCGGCGCAACCCGGTGGCGTCGTGTTTTGCGCGACCCCCTCGCCAGCATACCCGTTGGGTGGTTGTGCGCCACTACTCGGGTTCTATCCCCAGGTGGAGGCCACGCGGCGCGAGGTTCCCGGCCCGGCTCTACCGCGGGCTCTATCGCGCGATAGAGGCGCTTTGCCCCGCCGGCGAGCGATACTGTCGGCAATAAGCAGCGGCACGGCCCCGTGGAGAAGGCGGCCGCATCTGAGCAAGGATACCGTGGCGATGGCTCATTACATCATCCGCGTGGGCGGACACCTGGCGGCCCGCTGGTCAGTCTGGCTGGCTGGCATGGAGTTGCGCCATGAGGCCGACGGCACGACGACGCTCTCCGGCGCCCTGCCGGATCAGAGCGCGCTCTTCGGCGTGCTGACGAAGATCCGCGATCTGAATCTCCCGCTGCTCGCCGTCGAACGCGCTGGCGAGACGACAGTAGACGAGTGCTACGGAGGAAGACAATGAACAACTCCATGACCGGCGCCATCGGGCGGACCCGCACCTGGCGCGCCATTCTCACGACGGCCCTGGCGCGGCGCCCGGTCCCCGCGGCCCTGACGATCGCGGCGGGTGATGTCCTTATCCGCGTGGCCCTGCAACTGGGGGTGCAGGCCCTGCTCGGCCCGCGCTGGGCCGAACTGGTTACCCTCGTCATCCTGACGGGGCTGACGCTCGGGCTGATCGCCTTGCTCGGCTGGTGGGGCCCGGCGGGCTTCAACCGGCCCGCGGCCTGGCGCTCACCCGGCTTGCTCTGGCTGCCGGCAGCGCTGACCTTCGTCCTGCCGTTCGTGGCCGGCTTCCGCAGCACCGAATTGCCCATGGCCGGCGTGTTCGCCGTGGCCTACCTGCTGGTCGGGTTACGGGAGGAGGCGCTGTTCCGTGGCGTCGTGCTGCGGGCGCTTGAGCGCCTGGGGCCGATGGGCGCGGCCACACTCACCAGCGTTCTGTTCGGGCTCACCCACCTCGCGAACCTGTTCTTTCGCGAGAGCCCAGGGCTGGTGCTGGCCCAGGTGGTAGGGGCAATGACCACTGGCTTTGGCTACGCCGCCCTGCGACTGCGCACCAACACCCTCTGGCCGCTGATCGTCCTGCATGCGTTTGAGGATCTCACGCTCCACTACAGCCATCTGCCGGTCATCCCTATCCAGGTGATCCGCGGCGTGACGCTGGTGATCTATGGAGCATGGCTGCTCCGCGGTTGGAGCGTAGAGGATCAGGAGGAAGCGTGATGGCGGCCCACGACGCACGGGGCGCGACGGCGCCGTTGACGGATCACATCGGGTTGGAGCGGCTGATCTTCTTCAGCGACGCGGTGTTTGCGATTGCGATCACCTTGCTCGCCATCGAGATCCGGCTCCCGGCCGGCGAGTATGGCGATAACGCGGCCCTGCTAAACGCCCTGATCAGCCTCTGGCCGCGCTACCTGAGCTATGGCGTCAGCTTTTTGGTGATCGGCAGTTTCTGGCTGGCCCACCACCGTATGTTTCGCCACATCGTTCGCTACGACCGGCGCCTGCTCGGGCTGAACCTGGCGCTGTTGCTCGGCATCGCCTTTGTCCCTTTCCCCACGGCCGTGCTGGGCGAGTCGGACAGCGTGGTGGCGACGAGCTTCTACGCCCTGACCATGGCGGCGACGGGGCTGTTGAGCGCCGGTCTGTGGTGGTACGCCAGCAACCGCGGGCGGCTGCTCAAGGCGCCGATGGCGCCGCATGCCCTGCGGGCATCCCGCTGGCGGGCCCTGACGCCGCCGGGGGTCTTTCTGCTCTCCGTGCCTATCGCCTGGTGGAGCAGCGACCTGGCCCGG
Above is a genomic segment from Chloroflexaceae bacterium containing:
- a CDS encoding YihY/virulence factor BrkB family protein, which produces MLWALPPVRLSWSAIWFPGLVCAVAVLLTTYGLGLYIRFFSARNLYGAIGTLLALQLWTCANAVALFGCAELSKQMVSARLSHEED
- a CDS encoding ASCH domain-containing protein; its protein translation is MPLPYLEPETLRAAVADDPFWSASLDAVLAADPAPRALHLAILVEPYMGLILAGQKRIEARFSVHRRAPFEQVHPDDVLLLKRSSGPILGIGRVDRVRCLALAPEDLDDLRTRYANELCVDDPRFWRQRATARYATLIWVSQVSPIAPLWVPKRDRRAWVVLRARGALRE
- a CDS encoding LuxR C-terminal-related transcriptional regulator, which gives rise to MAAEEQAEAGRRPPDTLLATRLLSPPRRQQIITRERLVAKLRQGQQGPLTLISAPAGAGKTTAVSTWLLEARPADPQSLERFAWLSLDAEDNDPALFWSYVCAACERLAPGAGAAALSLARAPQPAPLPVIVATLINSLAALPPVTGPERPYALVLDDYHLIENPDIHASLIQLIERLPPQVHLAITARADPPLPLARLRARGLLTELRAADLRFTTAEARELIAAATGLRLDEAAIEALEARTEGWAAGLQLAALALSDQPDPNRFVAAFAGSHRYIIDYLADEVLAQQPLHIREFLLRTAILDELCGSLCDAVLGIAAESRAPGASAGDSGASFSQHLLRELERKNLFLVPLDDQRRWYRYHHLFAEVLRARLYELAPEAAPTLHRRAAAWYARAVAVDGPARLDAAVRHALAGGDDERAAGLIEDSGETLLRHGAFARLATLIQALPPGRVEASPALAILLARARFGRAEPDAVPPLLDAAAAALPAADLAEDERRALRAWIVALDSHMLRVRGQYAEAIARAREARALISAGEPTLRGFATMGLALALHMGGELAAAVEPYREALHLLDADDRHTAITTRCLAGLLYQSLGRWEDASAAYDEALARARPAAGASVALLPVAGWAMIGLGTLAYERDELAEATRRLEAGIALAEQGEVRDALPFGYAALALLRQAEGRPAEARAVSDRFLRFAAESLKLPLVATYARAVAARLALLQGDLAAAEQWARRYTPPAGPLFLSEAFVFATWLQVGIAAGRAEEALGWIIARLPQAAASGDARLMLELSVLRAQAEHTLGRPTAAGALDEARRIAAPMCARRIFLDAAAALSKARPGPAPHAPVDLPATYGASVPPPDTTPLEPLQEPLTAREQEILHLIAEGRSNQEIADLLVVGVGTVKTHLHHLYGKLAARDRTHAVARARALGLLA
- a CDS encoding CPBP family intramembrane metalloprotease, which translates into the protein MNNSMTGAIGRTRTWRAILTTALARRPVPAALTIAAGDVLIRVALQLGVQALLGPRWAELVTLVILTGLTLGLIALLGWWGPAGFNRPAAWRSPGLLWLPAALTFVLPFVAGFRSTELPMAGVFAVAYLLVGLREEALFRGVVLRALERLGPMGAATLTSVLFGLTHLANLFFRESPGLVLAQVVGAMTTGFGYAALRLRTNTLWPLIVLHAFEDLTLHYSHLPVIPIQVIRGVTLVIYGAWLLRGWSVEDQEEA
- a CDS encoding TMEM175 family protein, with the translated sequence MAAHDARGATAPLTDHIGLERLIFFSDAVFAIAITLLAIEIRLPAGEYGDNAALLNALISLWPRYLSYGVSFLVIGSFWLAHHRMFRHIVRYDRRLLGLNLALLLGIAFVPFPTAVLGESDSVVATSFYALTMAATGLLSAGLWWYASNRGRLLKAPMAPHALRASRWRALTPPGVFLLSVPIAWWSSDLARFSWLLIAVGLLVQAPGRDEALRGAGAPVAGD